TGAGGAGGCCATAAAGATTGACGCTGAGAAAGTGGGAATGCTAGGCTGCATTTCTGAGGTCACAAATAGCTTCTATGACCTATGGGCCAATGGATGATGATGTAACCAGTCTAGGGGTACAGGGAACACCACTGAGATTAGACGTCGCAACCACTGGAGACagaggctgctgcagcagcacagcCTCACAGATATTTGCTGACCCTTACAAATGAAAAGGTATGTGAGGCTCCGAACTGCTCGCTTACTTTGCATAGGTTGGAGCAGTATTAGGCATGTTGGGCCAATTGGACAGGGATGTGGCATGTTGTTACCATAAGTATGATATTGTATGTTCTCATAATGCGTACATATATGTTCATGTCTACCTCAGCAAAggtgtatgcatttatatttgaATCTTGACTACACAAACAGACCAAAATAAATACCAGATATCTACCTCTAAACTGGGTATCATGTGTGATCCCTTGAAATCATGTCACTGACTTGTACCTAACAAAAGGGCAGGCCAGCAGCCAACTGAAAGTGGGAACGTGGCCATGTTGTAAGTAAGATCTGGCTGAGACCAGGACCATGTCACAtgcaggacctgagacagaggttgtGTTAGTCATAGTTCAAGAATAAGGGGAGAGATGTAGACTTGTGAGTTCCATGATTTGCAATGGATGTAACAGCTGACTGTCTGAATAGGTCCCCCCTGTTTCTAGAGGCCTGTGCTAACCCTCGACTGAAGGGACATATTATGATTGAGGACTCATGTCAAAGGGAGCTGATGATTGCTGTGCAATGCTGCCATTCATATGCAATCAGTTAGATCCCATAAGAGCTACACATGTACAAGGTGAAGCACTAGGAAGCTGACCAGTGTCAACTTAGAGggtattccccccctccctcccaatgacaCCAAAAAGCTGTAACAGCTGAGCCACCAACAGGGCCACACATATACCTGTGGGCAGGAATCccagggaagggggggtaagGTGAAGCAATCATTGGAGGAAGGGGTGGCATTGTGAAATAAGGAGCCCCCCCCAGGCAGGGATGGGGGACGGGGAGAGTGAAGAGGTGTGTTCCAGGAAGCTCACATAGTCGTTGCCCTTACCCTTTTATGGCCCCTATACAGATTGCTTCACTCCCCCCCCTGTTCGTCTAAAGGCTTTTTCAAACAGCCTTTCCAGAGGGTGACCAGCAACGTGAGCCCCACACATATTTATAAGCATTGAGAGAATCATAGGTGAAGCAGGAATACTTGCGTACCTGAATACAGCCACAGGCTTGAAAAGGCAGACCATGTAATCTGTAACATGCAGCAAACGAGTTCAGATAGCATCAGTAGATAGGACGGTGTCTCCGAACAGAAAGGAGACGGATGTTCGTGCTGATGTAGACGTATCCCGGCCCCCTGGATTTAAACGTACCAATAAATGTGGCCAAGATGTATTTCGGATTTGTCCATAACTGATCAGATGGACATATTACGTGAAGACGTCCAGCTGACGGCTTGTTGGACGTGCTTAATTGCCAATAAATACGTCTAACCTCATATTTTCGAACCTGTGGGTACTTTGACACCATGGCTCCCAAACCGGCCAAAGCTCTGTCCCGGAAGCCTAACTTCACCCAGGCTGAGACCGAGATGTTGGTGCAGGAGGTGCACACATATCACCAGCAGCTCTTCTCACCCCAAGGTGAGAGACTCAGGGCATACTCTAAGAGCAAGGTGTGGACAGCCATAGCTCAGTGCCTGAATGCAGTCCACCACCACATGTGAGATCTGGAGGACTGCAAGAAGAAATGGAGAGCCATCAAGAGGCAGGTCCAAGCTAAGGTGGGCAACCGGCCTCCAGATGCCAACATGGCAGACCTCAGCCCCATGGACCATCTGGTGCTGACCTTTGTGTCAGCAACCTCCACCTATGGTGTGGGCACACAGGACACATCAGCTGACGCACCTGCACTGCCTTCCGGTATGTACGTGTCTTAATCCCCAGTCTCACAGATAGGTCCCCTATTCTGAGAGACCTCTCTTTCATCCTCCTTCTTCTACTCCTCTAATGGGCCAGTACACCTGCTCTTCAGACTTTTCCATAACACCTGTTTGGTACTGCTCCATGTGCTGATGGCAGAGCATGGAATGAGATTCCTACACCCTTGTACTGACTAAATGGAACCATTGCTATGATTAGCAGGTGTGCTCACATAAGGTGTCTGCACATACACTGCTTTCACTCCCTTCATATTGTCACCATCACACCACCCTATGGTATCTGGGTATGTAGTCACACACCTTTGGGATGCATGTTACCTGTTTTATGCTGTGACATCCATCTGTGCTTTTCCCCTATGTAGATGCCAGCTCTGACGAGGATCAGCCGGGATGCAGCCGACACACTCACTGTGCTTGGACAGCAGGATGACACAGCTGCAACACTCAGCCAGCAGGGGCCAGACGAGTCCCAGAACACCCAAATCCAGGAGCCTGCCAATGAGGATGAGGAGCTGTCAATTCTCCCACCACATGAGCAGTTTGCCAATGTGGCGGCCGATACCGAGGAGGGCAGTGAGGCCGCACAGCCTGgccgctggagggcacccagtcgCCAGCGTCGCCACCTGCTCAGACTGGCCCAGAGGCTACTGGGCCACAATCTCACCCTGGAGGGATATCGCCAGCAGAAGCTCCAGCTGCTGAGAGAGGGTGTGGAGGCAAGACAGCAGTCACTGGAGGCAAGACAGCAGTCATTGGTGGTAAAACAGCAGTCACTGGAGGTCCAACGGGAGACGAATGAACTGCTGAGGCAGCTCTTGCATGCCAACACTGCCATCGCTGGAAAGCTGGAAGGCCTCCAGAGTGAGTTGAGAGATACCAACTGTCCTCCCTCCACAAGCCAGCACGCTGATCAGGTGCCTGCACCACCCTCCACCACTGGTCAGTAGCGACAGGACGCAAAGCCACAGAGAAACAAAAACACCCCCAGCTGCTGAGGCCTGTTCCACGCCTGCCTTCCTCCACTCAGCAGGTTACATGGCCAGCTTTTCCACAGCAGAACACTGACTCTAGCAGTGCTAGTGGCAGCTCAGACACTGATGTGGCCCCAGTTGGTCCAGAAGCTTCATCTGTACCTAGACGTGGAGCTGGGAGGGCTGTCAAGGGCCGTGGGAGACCACGTGGGCGagggaaggggatgggagggagataaGGGGTGATGTTGATCGTGtatgtgggtgggggtggggttggtgaGGATGTCTATATGTAAGGGTGGTGGTTTGCACACAATGTGGGAAAATAAAGGTGGTGCTTTAACAGAACCTACTGTCCGTGCTGTGTATAAGCTTCAGCTTATCTGCACTGAAGCTGATATTAGCCTGGGTTGGTTGTGCAGTCCAGTTAAATGGCACTGGACTGATATAGTGTCAGGTGGCTATGGTACAGCGTCCATTTCACAGGAAATGGGTCTGTATGAGACGGTGCCTGGCGTTGAACCCTTCCTGGCTGGCACTGTGCTCGACTCTGTGCTGTGAGGCTGGGGGAGACTCGTCATCATCGGCATCAGGTGGCTGCTGCAGTTGTTGCTGTGGGAGATCCGGCAGTGGCTGGTGTTTGCGTACTGCAAGGTTATGCAACATGCAGCATGCCACGAAGATCTGAGCCACCTTCTCAGGCCTATACAGCAGCTGGCCCCCCGAGCGATCCAGGCATCGAAAGCGGTTTTTTAACTGCCCAAATGTTCTTTCGATGATGCTCCTAGTGGCTCTGTGACGCCGGTTGTATTCCTCCTCAGCTGCATTGTGAGGGTGGACAATCGGAGTCATCAGCCAGACTCACTGAGGATACCCCCTGTCACCTATGAGAcatgaaacagagagagagagagaacaatgaTGGGTGGCAGTGATTTGCAGGTGCGTGAAGAGAGTGTTGGGATGGGGGGGGAATAGGGTAGCTGTGTCCCTGAGGTGCTTACCAAGAAGCCAAGCACCATTGAAGTGCCCCTGGGTTGCTCTCCTGTGGAGCCCACAATGCTGCACTATATAGGCATTGTGTGTGGAGCCAGGGTATctggcacacacatccaggatctctcccGGGGCATTGCAcaccacctgcatgttcatggaGTGGAACGCTTTCCTATTCCGGTAACTGGCCTCATCTGCCCGAGGGGGTCTGAGGGCAATATGAGTGCAGTCTACCACTCCGATGACGGAGGGGAATTGTGCCACATTGTAGAACTGCCTCATACTGTCCTGTAGGGCTTGGGGAATGGTGGGGAGGGAGATGTAGTCACGGGTGTGGGTTAGGAAGGCATTAAGAAATTGGGTGAGGCAGTTGGAAATGGCAGGTTGAGTGAGCCCAGTGCTGAATGTCAATACAGACTGGAAGCTCCCAGTTGCCAGGAAAGTGAGGGCTGTTGTTACTTTTAGATGCACTGGCATTGGGTAATTACGGCGGGTGTGGGCCTGTAGCAGGGGCTGCAATTGGAGGCAGAGATCCTGGATGGTGGCCTTGTCGAATCAGTATCGCTCCACACACTGCTGGTCGATGAGCTCAAGGAAGCTGGAGTGAGGCCTAAACAGCCTCCTACGGTGAACTCGATGATGGGGCCTGTCATTCTCCACCTCCTCCTGCAGAAGGAGTTCAACAGCAACCAGCACATTGACCCCTTCCATGGCCCACAAAGAAGGCACCTGGCAAAGAAAGCAGAGCTCATTACAGTCTAAACAGGCCCCAGCCAAGCAGTCCCCagacaccccccctcctccccaggaATTGAGGCAGGTGGTGAAAGAGAACACTCACTCATGCCACACGATAGAGACCACAGTGCATGAGTAAGCTGTAATAGATGTAATAGAAAGAGTTGGTGATAGTGATAGGAGGTAGGTGGGATGAGAAAGGGGTGTTTGCAGAGGTGAATGAAATGTGGGGAGACACACAGCAGTGACAACAAAGGTGGGGAGGTGGAGATAGAGATGGTCAGAGTGAGGGGGGTACACACACATGTACTTACATACCCTTCCCTTACCTGTACACAGGACGCCACACACTCAGGAACAGCTTAGACATTCTGAAAGCAGGTCtaactcaaaacgctactttgAACGCACAGAGCAAACTGATTTACCTTTGGTTATCGTATTTGTACGTTTCGGCCCTAAACCCACCCTCGGAACACCCCCGGAACACCCCCATTTTGTACAACTTACGTTGGACGTTTTGTGGCGTAGCACGTGCAGCTGGCCGACCTTTGATTATAGCCGCTTGAATGTTTTGCCGGGTAACACGTCCAAACGCCGACTTAGGCggttttttagacgtttttgtgttttgattatgaaccccttagtgcacctttataaaaggagtcctaagtagtGTACGAAAataaaaaattcataatatatcaAATAGACCTACATAAGGAAACTAACATAAATCAGCTAAATATTGTCTTGCCAAGAATTTATAATCCAGCCAGTTTTGCTTTAATCTTATGCTCCATAAAACTGCAAGAAAAAAATGGTCTTGAGTTCCTTTTAAAAAACAGTAAAACTGTTCAGTTTTCTCATCCCAGGATGTAAAGaattccatatttatttatttatttttgtatttatacaCTTCTTATAACCTAaggggtttacattcaggtaaaaGAAAGAACCTTTACCCTGCAAATCAAGAGTATAACATTCTACTGGATTGGTAGACTTTCAACTTAGCAGAATTCAATGGATAAGTCATCTGATTTAGAAGATTATGCAAAGCAATTTAAATCTGATATGCTGTTCAATCAGTAACCAGTGTAATGATTTCAGAATAGGAGTAATATGATCATAATGTGAAACTCCCATCAGAATTCTCACTGTAACATTTTGAGCTACTTGTAAAGATTTCAGGTAAATTTTAGGTAAGCCCGCTAAAAGACTATTGCAATAATCAAAAACTGGAAATACAGTACTTTGTATCACTAGACGAAAATTACCCCGGCCAAATAAAACTCCCTAATCTATGTATCTGTCTCAGTCTGAAAGGCCATACCAATAATTTTAGTAACCTGTTTCATGGAAAATGCAGAATCCATCATTACTCCAAGATTTCTCATCTTCTCAACAACTAGAATCTCAATATTATTGATCACAAAGCTTTGAGGAATATCAGAAGACTTGTAGTCAGCTAAAAACAATATCTGTGTTTTGACCATATTTATTTGTAGTTGATTACCCTTTACCCACTGGCCAATCATAGATAAATACATTCATAATGCTTTCAAAGTATTATCAACAGATGTATAAATTCTAATAAGAAATTGGATATTCtcaacataaattataaaattaagtcCAAGACTGTTTAATACTTTACATACAGGCAGTAATAATATATTGAACAAAACCGCTGGTAAAGAAGAGCCTTGAGGCACTCCCGTCAGACACTGAAACAATGTAGATGTTTTGTTATTAAAAGCTTCACAGTATGTCCCATCATTAAGAAAGGAATGAACCAATTCAAACAATGCCATCAATACCAATAATAGATCAAAAttacaccccacccccatttttacaaaaccatgcaagaggtgTTGGCAccagccggtgcgctgaatgcttagTTCTATTCCGAcagtcacagagttcctatgagcatcagagcagcgcagagcattcagtgcactggccatcgctaaaaacctcttgcactgttttgtaaaatgtgcggcggtaggggaggggggataaatgaTTAATGGTGTCAAATGCGGAAGAAATGTCTAGACTGGCCAAGAGGTAACATTCAATTCTGTCAAAACATTCTCTAAATACATCAAAAAGAGAGAACAACATCTCAGCATCATGCATTGCATTGTGGTTCCAGATTTGAATTCTATGCTTTATGCAGAGACAAATAGCAAGTGCTTTTTCAGTGGCAGGCTCATTGCTCTGGATTGGGCTTGCATGCAGGACATGTTAAATTTTGTTCTATGATTCAGCAATTTAAGAACATCTTGAAGACCCATCTCTTTTTGCAGGCCACTTCTAACGTGTAAAAATCAGTTTTGCAGCAGATTCAGAATATTCTCCTAGCCCAAACTTTTGCTTTCTTTGTTTTTGTAAGCTGTGTGTTTAATAACTTTTATTGAATGTTATTTGGAAGCTGCTTATGTTATAGGAAGCTGCTTATGTTATAGGCAGTGTATAAATTCttgaacaaaaaaataataataattttccaCAATGTAGGTACATATATCATTAATGAAATATGAATGTACACTTATAGAAGCCCATTTTACAACACCACGGTAGTGATTCCCGTGTGGCAAAAGTGACATAGCCCATTCAATTGCTATTGGCTTAACCAGATTTGCTGCACTGGtactcactaccacagctttgcaaaAAGGGCCCAGAGTGTATACAAACCTTTTCACATTTATCAATATAATTTGAAAAAGAGAATTTGTATGAAATCAGACATCATTGAAAGGGCCTGTTTTTATGAGATGCATAGTTACCTTTGTAAAATATGCCTACATCAAGTGGCTTTTCTGACATCTCATTTAGACACCACATTATAAAATTAACTCCTATACTGTTTACTCATTGTTGAGATTTTGCCATCATACATGGTGTGCAGCATTTTATTAATTCTGGGGATAAAACAGTTTTGCACTTTTCTGATTACTTTCTGTAAACTTCTTATCAATTCCTTATTTCTCAGGCTGTAAATCAAGGGGTTGAACAGTGGAATTACAGTGATATATACTACAGTAAGCAGTTTGTTAAGACCCATGGAGTAATCAGACTGAGGTCTCAGATACACAGCAAAAGAGGTCCCATAAAATAATAGAACAACTGTGAGATGAGaggaacaggtagaaaaggttTTTTGTCTACTTTTCGCAGAGCGAATGTTTAATACAGCAGAAATAATGTATGCATATGATATAATTGTTAATAGAAATGGGGTAAAATCTAGAAATGGACCTGCAATATAATTTACAGTTTCAATGAGAGAGCTCCCTGAACATGACAGAATCATCAATGCTGTGATGTCACAGAAGAAATGGTTGATTTCATTAGAACTACAGAAAGATGACTGTGATATTATAGTAACATGAGAGACTGGATTTAGAAATGCAATTGTCCATGAAACAGCGGCTAGAATAATGCAGACTTTCTTGTTCATGATGACTGTGTAATGCAAGGGTCTGCAGATGGCAACATAGCGATCATAGGCCATGGCAGTGAGGAGGTAGAACTCAGTATTTGTAAAGGTGAAGAACAGGTACATCTGTATCATACACTGCATAAAAGAAATGGTCTTATTCTGTGCTATGAGCACTGCTAATAATTTGGGCATCGTGACAGTCACATAACAGATTTCGAGGAAGgacaagttgatgaggaagaAGAACATAGGGCTGTGCAGATGGGAATCAGAGCAAACTGTGATTATAATAAGAAGGTTCCCTGTCAAGGACagcatataaataataaaaaacacaATGAAAAGAAAGAACTGCATCTCAGGAAGCTCAGAGAATCCCAgaatgatgaattctgtcactttTGAGTGATTTGTCTTTTCCATTCTTTCAATGTTGTTTAGCTGTTGGAACAAAAGTagacaaaacaaaatatatactAAAACATaagaggttcataatcaaaactttaaaacatccaaaagttGCCACTTGGACATCCTTTTCACCGGGACATCCTAGTGCAGATAATAAAAAGATTTCCTGGATTTCTGGCAGGATCTTTGGTCCACTGTGCAACTAGAGTTTGAATGGGTGTGTTAAGAGTCATGTTATGGGCATGATAAAGGTAGGATTTGGGAGGGCTTAACTTGGATATCCTGCAGCTATAATCGAAGATTTTCTAAAATGTCCTAGTCAGAACTTAGATGTTTTCAGCTAGACCTGTTTAAGAAGGAATTATTGAGATTATTattgatacagaacacagcagttagattgatttacAGACTGAAGAAATACGATGATGTTACGTTATTTTAttgcgaattgcattggttgcctatggaagctcgggtattgttcaagttggtctgtttttttgttacaaggttttatatggtgcagcccctacttatctggctaatagttttcCATAGCTATGCACAattgcagtagaaaaactcatgctctgttcaatttcccttctgtaaaaggttgtaaaagcaagaaattaataaatcactctttagcatctcaggcagcttctcatgaaaaagaatttcgattattgttgctcacagctgtttcttacagacattttagaaaacagctaaaaacttgaggggcatggagaaggtagacaaggatagattcttcaaactacggggaaccacaggcattgtagggtcatgaaatagttaactgttgtttaaaatattgctctggcctacatagctgaaaacagtgtataatctattgacttcatctgcctaaaatgtatgtccctaccttaccacattgtaagctgaatagataagagtttgagccatgatgtaccctgcccttctgtacatttaactgtatgagt
The nucleotide sequence above comes from Geotrypetes seraphini chromosome 5, aGeoSer1.1, whole genome shotgun sequence. Encoded proteins:
- the LOC117360337 gene encoding olfactory receptor 1019-like gives rise to the protein MEKTNHSKVTEFIILGFSELPEMQFFLFIVFFIIYMLSLTGNLLIIITVCSDSHLHSPMFFFLINLSFLEICYVTVTMPKLLAVLIAQNKTISFMQCMIQMYLFFTFTNTEFYLLTAMAYDRYVAICRPLHYTVIMNKKVCIILAAVSWTIAFLNPVSHVTIISQSSFCSSNEINHFFCDITALMILSCSGSSLIETVNYIAGPFLDFTPFLLTIISYAYIISAVLNIRSAKSRQKTFSTCSSHLTVVLLFYGTSFAVYLRPQSDYSMGLNKLLTVVYITVIPLFNPLIYSLRNKELIRSLQKVIRKVQNCFIPRINKMLHTMYDGKISTMSKQYRS